The Glycine soja cultivar W05 chromosome 8, ASM419377v2, whole genome shotgun sequence genome has a window encoding:
- the LOC114421892 gene encoding protein CELLULOSE SYNTHASE INTERACTIVE 1-like, with amino-acid sequence MATSLAWRLAANNGTTLAANDLERNGDGRTQDSEPPTPHSVLKMGLRERNSSMEDPDGTLASVAQCIEQLRQSSSSVQEKEYSLRQLLELIDLRENAFSAVGSHSQAVPVLVSLLRSGSLNVKIQAATVLGSLCKENELRVKVLLGGCIPPLLGLLKSSSTEGQIAAAKTIYAVSQGGVKDHVGSKIFSTEGVVPVLWEQLKTGLKAGNVVEGLLTGALKNLSSNTEGFWNATIRAGAVDILVKLLATGQPSSLANVCNLLASVMVEDASVCSKVLTAEVTKQLLKLLGPGNDDSVRAEAAGALNSLSAQCKEARREIANANGIPALINATIAPSKEYMQGECAQALQENAMCALANISGGLSFVISSLGQSLESCTSPTQIADTLGALASALMIYDNKAESSRASDPLVVEQTLLKQFKPRLPFLVQERTIEALASLYGNSILSNKLANSDAKHLLVGLITMAANEVQDELIKALLTLCKSEGSLWRALQGREGVQLLISLLGLSSEQQQECAVALLCLLSYENDESKWAITAAGGIPPLVQILETGSAKAKEDSATILKNLCNHSEDIRACVESADAVPALLWLLKNGSPNGKDIAAKTLNHLIHKSDTTTISQLTALLTSDLPDSKVYVLDALRSMLSVAPLSEILREGSASSDAFDTMIILLSSTKEETQEKSASALAGIFETRKDVRESSIAVKTLLSAMKLLNAESESILIESSHCLAAIFLSIKENRDVAAVARDTLSTLVALANSSVLEVAEMATCALANLILDSEIAEKAIAEEVILPATRILCEGTISGKTHAAAAIARLLHSRDVDYAVTDCVNRAGTVLALVSFLDSAVNGSVATSEALEALAILSRSEETSANIKSACAVLAEFPKSISPIVLCIVDSEPTLQDKTIEILSRLCKDQPVVLGDTIVSAPGCISSIAKRIISSTDVKAKIGGAALLICTAKANHQRLVEDLHSSNLCADLIRSLVDMLTSAQPSLGYLDDDNKEFISICRYTREEANGCESNTSTSIICGADLAIWLLSILACHDEKNKIAIMEAGAIDVLIDRISNCFSQYSQIEYKEDSSMWIHALLLAILFQNRDIIRAHPTIKSVPALTSLLKSEESANKYFAAQSIASLVCNGSRGTLLSVANSGAAGGLISLLGCADTDIQDLLELSEEFSLVRYPDQVALERLFRVDDIRVGATSRKAIPALVDLLKPIPDRPGAPFLALGLLTQLGKDCPSNMSVMVESGALEALTKYLSLSPQDATEEAATDLLGILFSSAEIRKHESAYGAVAQLVAVLRLGGRGARYSAAKALESLFSADHIRNAEIARQAVQPLVEILSTGSEKEQHAAIAALVGLLSENPSRALAVADVEMNAVEVLCRIISSNCSIDLKGDAAELCCALFGNTRIRSTAAAACCVEPLVSLLVTQFSPAQLSVVRALDRLVDDEQLAELVAAHGAVVPLVGLLSGRNYILHEAISRALVKLGKDRPACKVEMVKVGVIESVLDILHEGPDYLCAAFAELLRILTNNASIAKGPSAAKVVEPLFLLLTRQEFGPDGQHSALQVLVNILEHPQCRADHSLTSRQVIEPLIHLLDSPISAVQQLAAELLSHLLVEERLQKDPVTQQAIGPLVRVLGSGIHILQQRAVKALVSIALTWPNEIAKEGGVIEISKVILQADPSLPHALWESAASVLSSILQFSSEFYLEVPIAVLVRLLRSGSDSTVVGALNALLVLENDDGTSAEAMAESGAIEALLELLRSHQCEEIAARLLEVLLNNVKIRETKVTKSAIVPLSQYLLDPQTQAQQARLLATLALGDLFQNEALARTSDAVSACRALVNVLEEQPTEEMKVVAICALQNLVMYSRSNRRAVAEAGGVQVVLDLIGSSDPETSIQAAMFVKLLFSNNTIQEYASSETVRAITAAIEKDLWASGTVNDEYLKALNSLFTNFPRLRATEPATLSIPHLVTALKTGSEACQEAALDALFLLRQAWSACPAEVSRAQSIAAADAIPLLQYLIQSGPPRFQEKAEFLLQCLPGTLVVIIKRGNNMKQSVGNPSVYCKLTLGNTPPRQTQVVSTGPNPEWGESFSWTFESPPKGQKLHISCKNKSKVGKSKFGKVTIQIDRVVMLGSVAGEYALLPQSKSGPPRNLEIEFQWSNK; translated from the exons ATAGATCTGCGTGAAAATGCTTTTAGTGCTGTTGGATCTCACTCTCAGGCAGTTCCAGTACTTGTTTCCCTTCTCCGGTCCGGTTCATTGAATGTGAAGATACAGGCAGCAACTGTCTTGGGCTCCCTTTGTAAAGAAAATGAGCTAAGGGTGAAGGTCTTGCTTGGAGGATGCATTCCTCCATTGCTTGGTCTACTAAAGTCCAGTTCTACTGAAGGCCAAATTGCTGCTGCAAAGACTATTTATGCTGTCTCTCAAGGTGGTGTAAAAGATCATGTTGGTTCAAAAATTTTTTCAACTGAAGGAGTTGTACCAGTGCTCTGGGAGCAGCTGAAAACTGGCCTGAAGGCAGGAAATGTAGTTGAAGGTTTATTGACTGGTGCATTGAAAAATCTCTCCAGCAATACTGAGGGATTCTGGAATGCAACAATACGAGCTGGAGCAGTGGACATATTAGTGAAGTTACTGGCAACGGGACAGCCTAGCAGTTTAGCTAATGTGTGCAATTTACTTGCTTCTgtaatggtggaggatgcatctGTTTGTTCAAAGGTGTTGACAGCGGAGGTGACAAAACAACTTCTGAAACTATTAGGCCCAGGTAATGATGACTCTGTTAGAGCTGAAGCAGCTGGTGCTCTGAATTCTCTTTCTGCCCAGTGCAAAGAGGCACGGCGAGAGATAGCCAATGCTAATGGTATTCCTGCTTTGATTAATGCTACCATAGCTCCTTCCAAAGAATACATGCAGGGTGAGTGTGCTCAAGCATTACAGGAGAATGCTATGTGTGCTCTAGCAAACATCTCTGGGGGTTTGTCTTTTGTCATATCTAGCCTTGGCCAAAGTCTTGAATCATGCACCTCACCTACCCAAATTGCTGACACATTAGGAGCTTTGGCATCAGCTCTCATGATATATGATAACAAGGCAGAATCTTCCAGAGCATCAGATCCTTTGGTTGTCGAGCAGACATTACTCAAGCAATTTAAACCTCGCTTGCCCTTCCTTGTACAGGAACGAACCATTGAAGCACTTGCTAGTTTGTATGGAAATTCCATACTTTCAAATAAACTCGCAAATTCTGATGCAAAACACCTGCTTGTTGGTTTGATAACAATGGCAGCTAATGAAGTTCAAGACGAGCTTATAAAAGCTCTGTTGACACTGTGCAAAAGTGAAGGCAGTCTATGGCGTGCACTTCAGGGCCGTGAAGGGGTTCAGCTATTGATATCCCTTTTGGGGCTTTCATCAGAACAGCAGCAAGAGTGTGCAGTTGCCCTGCTTTGCCTTCTATcatatgaaaatgatgaaagtaAATGGGCAATTACTGCTGCTGGTGGCATACCTCCACTTGTTCAAATTTTGGAGACAGGATCTGCAAAAGCAAAGGAAGATTCAGCAACAATCCTTAAGAACCTGTGCAATCATAGCGAAGATATACGTGCTTGCGTTGAAAGTGCTGATGCTGTTCCTGCATTGTTGTGGCTATTGAAGAATGGAAGTCCAAATGGGAAGGATATTGCAGCAAAGactttaaatcatttaatacaTAAATCTGACACTACAACCATTAGTCAGCTTACAGCTTTATTGACTAGTGATCTTCCTGATTCTAAGGTTTATGTCTTGGATGCTTTGAGAAGTATGCTTTCTGTTGCTCCCCTTAGTGAAATTTTACGTGAAGGTAGTGCTTCCAGTGATGCATTTGATACCATGATAATATTATTGAGCTCTACCAAAGAAGAAACTCAGGAAAAGTCTGCATCAGCTCTGGCAGGAATTTTTGAAACAAGGAAAGATGTGCGTGAAAGTAGCATTGCTGTTAAAACTCTTTTGTCAGCCATGAAATTGCTTAATGCTGAATCTGAAAGTATCCTGATTGAGTCCTCACACTGCCTGGCTGCAATATTTCTTTCCATCAAAGAGAACAGGGATGTAGCTGCTGTTGCTAGAGACACATTATCCACCCTAGTTGCACTAGCAAACTCTTCAGTTTTGGAAGTTGCAGAGATGGCCACGTGTGCTCTGGCAAACCTCATTTTGGATAGTGAAATTGCAGAGAAAGCTATTGCAGAAGAAGTTATCTTACCTGCTACTAGAATATTATGTGAAGGCACAATTTCTGGAAAAACCCATGCTGCAGCAGCAATTGCTCGTCTCCTGCATTCTCGGGATGTTGATTATGCTGTAACTGATTGTGTGAATCGTGCTGGAACTGTTCTTGCATTAGTTTCTTTCTTAGATTCTGCTGTTAATGGATCTGTTGCCACATCAGAGGCTCTAGAAGCACTTGCCATCCTGTCCAGGTCAGAAGAGACCAGTGCAAATATTAAATCTGCTTGTGCAGTTTTGGCTGAATTCCCTAAAAGCATAAGCCCAATAGTCTTGTGTATTGTTGATTCAGAGCCAACATTGCAAGATAAAACAATTGAGATTTTATCTCGATTGTGTAAGGATCAGCCTGTTGTTTTAGGCGATACTATCGTGTCAGCACCTGGATGTATATCTTCAATAGCTAAGAGGATAATTAGTTCCACAGATGTCAAGGCCAAAATTGGGGGAGCAGCACTTCTTATTTGTACTGCGAAAGCCAATCATCAGAGACTGGTGGAGGATCTCCATTCGTCAAACTTGTGTGCCGATCTTATTCGGTCTCTTGTTGATATGCTTACTTCTGCACAGCCTTCTTTGGGTTACCTGGATGATGACAACAAGGAATTCATTAGCATATGCAGGTACACAAGAGAAGAGGCCAATGGTTGTGAATCCAACACTAGCACCAGCATTATATGTGGTGCTGACTTGGCGATATGGTTACTGTCTATTCTGGCTTGtcatgatgaaaaaaataaaattgcaataatGGAGGCTGGAGCAATCGATGTTCTCATTGACAGGATCTCAAATTGTTTCTCACAATATTCTCAG ATTGAATACAAAGAAGATAGCAGCATGTGGattcatgctttgttgttggcaatattatttcaaaatagagATATCATACGGGCACATCCCACCATTAAATCTGTACCAGCACTTACCAGTTTATTGAAGTCAGAGGAATCAGCAAACAAATATTTTGCTGCACAATCAATAGCTAGCCTTGTCTGTAATGGTAGCAGGGGAACACTTTTGTCTGTGGCAAATTCTGGGGCAGCAGGTGGACTTATCTCTTTGCTTGGCTGTGCTGATACTGATATACAGGATCTTCTGGAATTGTCAGAGGAATTTTCTTTGGTGCGTTATCCTGATCAAGTGGCTCTTGAGAGGTTGTTTAGAGTTGATGATATAAGAGTGGGAGCCACTTCTCGGAAGGCAATACCTGCTCTAGTTGATCTGCTCAAACCAATTCCAGATCGTCCAGGAGCACCATTTTTGGCACTTGGGCTTTTGACTCAGCTTGGTAAAGATTGTCCTTCAAATATGAGTGTAATGGTGGAGTCTGGGGCCTTAGAGGCACTTACGAAGTATCTTTCACTGAGTCCACAAGATGCAACTGAAGAAGCTGCTACAGATCTGCTAGGAATCCTGTTTAGCAGTGCTGAAATACGAAAACATGAATCAGCATATGGTGCTGTTGCTCAACTTGTAGCTGTTCTACGTTTAGGAGGAAGAGGAGCAAGGTATAGTGCTGCAAAAGCCTTGGAAAGTTTGTTTTCTGCTGACCACATTAGAAATGCAGAGATTGCTCGGCAAGCTGTTCAACCATTGGTGGAGATTCTCAGTACCGGTTCAGAAAAGGAGCAGCATGCTGCTATTGCTGCATTGGTTGGGTTACTGAGTGAAAACCCATCAAGAGCACTTGCTGTTGCTGATGTTGAGATGAATGCAGTGGAAGTTCTTTGTAGGATCATTTCATCAAATTGTTCAATAGACTTGAAAGGGGATGCTGCTGAATTATGCTGTGCTCTTTTTGGAAATACGAGGATTCGGTCCACAGCAGCTGCTGCATGCTGTGTCGAACCACTTGTCTCTCTCCTTGTGACTCAGTTCAGTCCCGCTCAGCTTTCAGTTGTCCGGGCATTGGATAGGCTTGTTGATGATGAGCAACTGGCTGAATTAGTTGCTGCACATGGTGCAGTTGTTCCTCTTGTTGGTCTACTGTCTGGTAGGAACTATATACTTCATGAGGCTATTTCCAGAGCTCTGGTCAAGTTAGGAAAAGACAGGCCTGCTTGTAAAGTGGAAATGGTGAAAGTTGGAGTTATTGAAAGCGTACTTGACATCTTACATGAAGGACCTGATTATCTATGTGCAGCTTTTGCTGAACTGTTGCGTATATTGACCAATAATGCTAGCATAGCTAAAGGACCATCTGCTGCTAAAGTGGTTGAAcccttgtttttgttgttgacaAGACAGGAATTTGGGCCTGATGGACAGCACAGTGCATTGCAGGTTTTGGTTAATATCTTAGAACATCCACAGTGTCGTGCTGACCATTCATTGACTTCTCGCCAAGTTATTGAACCACTTATCCATTTGCTTGACTCTCCAATTTCAGCAGTGCAACAGTTGGCTGCTGAGCTTCTTTCACATCTACTTGTAGAAGAACGCCTTCAGAAGGATCCAGTGACACAGCAAGCCATTGGCCCTCTCGTTCGAGTTCTTGGTTCTGGTATACACATATTGCAGCAAAGAGCTGTAAAAGCCCTAGTTAGTATTGCACTAACATGGCCTAATGAAATTGCTAAAGAGGGTGGTGTTATTGAAATTTCCAAAGTGATATTGCAAGCTGACCCTTCCCTTCCTCATGCTTTATGGGAATCTGCTGCCTCGGTTTTGTCAAGTATTCTGCAGTTTAGCTCTGAATTCTACTTGGAAGTTCCTATTGCTGTATTGGTAAGGTTGCTTCGATCAGGCTCAGATAGCACAGTTGTTGGTGCTTTAAATGCTCTTTTGGTGTTGGAAAATGATGACGGAACTAGTGCAGAAGCTATGGCTGAAAGTGGTGCTATAGAGGCTCTCTTGGAGCTCCTACGATCTCATCAGTGTGAGGAAATTGCTGCAAGACTTTTAGAAGTATTGCTGAACAATGTGAAGATTCGAGAAACGAAAGTAACAAAGTCAGCTATCGTACCATTATCACAGTATCTTTTGGACCCACAAACTCAAGCACAGCAGGCAAGGTTGTTGGCAACTTTGGCTCTTGGGGATCTGTTTCAGAATGAGGCTCTTGCTCGAACAAGTGATGCAGTTTCAGCTTGTCGTGCTTTAGTGAATGTGCTTGAAGAGCAACCAACAGAAGAAATGAAAGTTGTAGCCATATGTGCTTTGCAGAATCTTGTGATGTACAGTCGATCAAATAGGAGAGCAGTTGCAGAGGCCGGTGGTGTTCAGGTTGTATTGGATCTGATAGGTTCAAGTGATCCAGAAACATCAATTCAGGCGGCAATGTTTGTTAAACTTCTCTTCTCAAATAATACTATTCAAGAGTACGCTTCTAGTGAAACAGTCAGAGCAATTACTG CCGCTATTGAGAAAGATTTATGGGCTTCTGGAACTGTGAATGACGAGTATCTGAAAGCCTTAAATTCTCTATTTACCAACTTCCCAAGACTTAGAGCAACTGAACCAGCAACCCTTAGCATTCCCCATCTGGTTACAGCCTTAAAGACAGGTTCAGAGGCTTGTCAGGAAGCTGCATTGGATGCACTTTTCCTGCTCAGACAAGCTTGGTCAGCATGCCCAGCTGAAGTTTCTAGAGCTCAGTCAATTGCAGCTGCAGATGCAATTCCATTGCTGCAGTACTTAATCCAGTCTGGGCCACCTCGGTTTCAGGAGAAAGCAGAATTTTTATTGCAGTGTTTGCCAGGGACATTGGTGGTGATCATCAAGCGTGGTAACAATATGAAGCAGTCTGTTGGAAACCCAAGTGTTTACTGCAAGCTTACACTTGGCAACACTCCACCAAGGCAAACCCag GTGGTTTCAACTGGCCCTAATCCAGAGTGGGGTGAGAGCTTTTCATGGACCTTTGAAAGTCCTCCAAAAGGCCAGAAGCTTCATATTTCTTGCAAAAATAAGAGCAAAGTGGGAAAG AGTAAATTTGGGAAAGTTACAATCCAGATTGATCGAGTGGTAATGCTTGGATCAGTAGCTGGAGAGTATGCTTTGTTGCCTCAAAGTAAAAGTGGCCCCCCACGGAATCTAGAAATAGAATTTCAGTGGTCTAACAAGTGA